Proteins co-encoded in one Anaerolineae bacterium genomic window:
- a CDS encoding L-threonylcarbamoyladenylate synthase yields MLIKINSKNPQARLITKTVETLKKGGIIAYPTDTFYGIGCDIMNKRAIEKIYQLKQRNKSKPFSFICSGLKNISDYAKISNYAYKTMKRLLPGPYTFILAGSKLVPTIMLTKRKTAGIRVPDNQICLALVEELGNPIITTSATMPDGSIINDPSLIHDFFNSRIDIVIDGQTAVAGKPSSVISLIDDMPEVVREGIGDVSIFM; encoded by the coding sequence ATGCTTATTAAAATAAATTCAAAAAATCCACAGGCGCGTCTCATCACAAAGACCGTTGAAACGCTCAAAAAAGGTGGGATAATCGCCTATCCAACAGATACCTTTTACGGGATAGGTTGTGATATTATGAACAAAAGGGCTATTGAGAAGATTTACCAGTTAAAGCAGCGAAATAAAAGCAAGCCGTTTAGTTTTATCTGTTCAGGGCTCAAAAATATCAGCGATTATGCCAAAATTTCAAATTATGCGTATAAAACCATGAAACGGCTTTTGCCAGGGCCTTATACTTTCATTCTGGCAGGATCAAAACTTGTGCCCACAATCATGTTGACCAAGCGAAAAACCGCGGGCATACGTGTGCCTGACAATCAGATTTGCCTGGCGCTTGTGGAAGAGTTGGGCAATCCGATTATCACAACAAGCGCAACAATGCCGGACGGAAGCATTATCAATGACCCATCCCTTATCCACGATTTTTTCAATTCAAGAATTGATATTGTAATTGACGGGCAAACCGCTGTCGCGGGAAAACCCTCAAGTGTAATCTCCCTTATAGACGATATGCCTGAGGTTGTTCGCGAAGGTATAGGCGATGTGAGTATTTTTATGTAA
- a CDS encoding enolase C-terminal domain-like protein produces the protein MQIDKVNIYQVLLPFTGDFTHSLRKRSSAKNIVAEVIDKQGEIKGYGESAPRSYVTGESQESVTRSLKGLVKQNNFPWELHDVSQIWEFVDSLPRDKAHHCALCAIETALLDALGKNQNKYIIDYFPGDFRTDKIYYGALIPMDNKERIREICGLIKKMKINKFRVKIGKDFDQNKEIIDTVSRMFTGSYDLRVDINGAADFELALKHMQLMKEHNVSVIEQPMMPDDPNIADYAESAQTYGMILMADESACSLQDVKRLYREGFYKMINVRLSKCGGFRNSLKIIDYLRLNKIPFQIGCHLGESGILSAAGRILSLLCSDALYYDGSYDKFLLKKNITCENVSFGLGGEAGSLEGPGLGVKINRQNLLFLSDSSKTVTIMRP, from the coding sequence ATGCAAATAGACAAGGTAAATATTTATCAGGTATTACTGCCTTTTACAGGCGATTTCACTCATTCTTTAAGAAAAAGATCATCAGCAAAGAATATCGTGGCTGAAGTTATAGACAAACAGGGGGAAATTAAAGGCTATGGAGAAAGCGCTCCACGATCATACGTAACAGGGGAATCACAAGAAAGCGTTACCAGAAGTCTAAAGGGTCTCGTCAAGCAGAATAATTTCCCGTGGGAATTACATGATGTTTCCCAGATATGGGAGTTTGTTGACAGCCTTCCCCGTGACAAGGCACATCACTGTGCATTATGCGCAATTGAAACCGCTCTTTTGGATGCTTTAGGCAAGAACCAGAATAAATATATCATAGACTATTTTCCAGGGGATTTCCGAACAGACAAAATCTATTATGGAGCATTAATTCCTATGGATAATAAAGAAAGAATCAGGGAAATCTGTGGATTGATCAAGAAAATGAAAATCAATAAATTTCGTGTTAAGATAGGCAAAGATTTTGACCAGAACAAGGAAATTATTGATACAGTAAGCCGTATGTTTACAGGCAGTTATGACCTGAGGGTAGATATAAATGGAGCAGCAGATTTCGAACTTGCCTTAAAGCATATGCAGCTCATGAAGGAACACAATGTCAGTGTTATTGAACAACCCATGATGCCGGATGATCCGAACATCGCTGATTACGCGGAATCAGCGCAAACCTATGGTATGATTTTAATGGCTGATGAGTCTGCATGCTCTCTGCAGGACGTAAAAAGGCTTTATAGAGAGGGTTTCTACAAGATGATAAATGTAAGATTGTCAAAATGCGGCGGATTTAGAAATTCTCTTAAAATAATTGATTATCTGCGGTTAAATAAAATACCTTTCCAGATCGGTTGTCACCTGGGCGAATCAGGCATCCTTTCTGCTGCAGGGAGAATTTTATCCCTTCTATGCAGCGATGCTCTGTATTATGACGGCTCCTATGATAAGTTTTTGTTAAAAAAAAACATTACTTGTGAAAATGTTTCCTTTGGGCTAGGCGGTGAAGCAGGCTCCTTGGAGGGTCCTGGACTGGGTGTCAAAATTAACAGACAAAACCTGTTGTTTTTATCCGATTCTTCAAAAACCGTTACTATTATGAGGCCTTAA